From a region of the Salvelinus alpinus chromosome 2, SLU_Salpinus.1, whole genome shotgun sequence genome:
- the LOC139553866 gene encoding vesicular inhibitory amino acid transporter produces MAHLIRSKFQNKLSNAATSMSNKSTAKVSGMMARMGFQAATDEEGLGFAACDDLDYDHRQGLQMDIMKSDEMSGGDAGEGSGEGGMAVGEDGMATGDSHYQRDGTGPPPSGSKASGLGEEEKSPKITAWEAGWNVTNAIQGMFVLGLPYAILHGGYLGLFLIIFAAVVCCYTGKILIACLYEENEDGQLVRVRDTYVDIANACCQPRFPSLGGHIVNVAQIIELVMTCILYVVVSGNLMYNSFPTLPISQKSWAIVATVALLPCAFLKNLKSVSKFSLLCTIAHFVINILVIAYCLSRARDWAWDKVKFYIDVKKFPISIGIIVFSYTSQIFLPSLEGNMQKPSEFHCMMNWTHIAACVLKGLFALVAYLTWADATKEVITDNLPSTIRAVVNLFLVSKALLSYPLPFFAAVEVLEKSFFNEQERTWFPNCYGGDGRLKAWGLSLRCSLVVFTLLMAIYVPHFALLMGLTGSLTGAGLCFLLPSLFHLKLLWRKLLWHHVFFDVAIFVIGGICAISGFIHSMEGLIEAYKYGIED; encoded by the exons ATGGCACATTTAATTCGAAGCAAGTTTCAAAATAAACTGTCAAATGCGGCAACTTCCATGTCGAATAAATCCACTGCGAAGGTGAGCGGGATGATGGCCAGGATGGGCTTCCAGGCCGCCACAGACGAGGAGGGACTGGGCTTCGCCGCATGCGATGATTTGGATTACGATCACCGGCAAGGACTGCAGATGGACATCATGAAATCGGATGAAATGAGTGGTGGAGACGCTGGAGAAGGAAGTGGAGAGGGTGGGATGGCTGTAGGAGAAGACGGAATGGCGACTGGGGACAGCCACTACCAGAGAGATGGCACCGGACCCCCGCCCTCCGGTTCTAAAGCCTCAGGTCTGGGCGAAGAAGAAAAATCACCAAAAATCACCGCTTGGGAAGCGGGCTGGAACGTCACCAATGCAATTCAG GGGATGTTCGTTCTGGGTTTACCATACGCCATTCTCCACGGGGGCTACCTCGGACTGTTTCTCATTATTTTCGCCGCCGTGGTATGTTGCTACACGGGGAAAATCCTCATCGCCTGCCTGTATGAGGAGAACGAAGACGGTCAACTGGTGCGTGTGAGGGACACATACGTGGACATAGCCAACGCGTGTTGTCAGCCGAGGTTTCCATCTTTAGGTGGTCATATCGTGAATGTAGCCCAGATCATTGAGCTGGTAATGACGTGTATCCTGTACGTAGTTGTGAGCGGTAACCTGATGTACAACAGCTTTCCCACGCTTCCTATCTCTCAGAAGTCCTGGGCCATAGTGGCCACCGTCGCCCTGCTACCCTGCGCCTTCCTCAAGAACCTCAAATCCGTCTCAAAATTCAGCTTGCTGTGTACTATCGCGCACTTCGTCATCAACATCCTGGTAATTGCCTACTGCCTCTCCAGGGCGCGTGACTGGGCCTGGGACAAAGTCAAATTCTACATCGATGTAAAGAAGTTCCCAATTTCTATTGGAATCATTGTGTTCAGTTACACCTCTCAGATTTTCCTTCCGTCGCTCGAGGGGAACATGCAGAAGCCCAGCGAGTTCCACTGCATGATGAACTGGACCCACATCGCCGCGTGTGTCCTCAAAGGCCTGTTCGCCCTCGTGGCCTACCTGACTTGGGCGGATGCCACCAAGGAGGTCATCACCGACAACCTGCCGTCAACCATCCGGGCTGTCGTAAACCTATTCTTAGTGTCCAAAGCCTTACTGTCATACCCATTGCCATTCTTCGCTGCAGTCGAGGTTTTGGAGAAATCATTTTTTAATGAACAAGAACGCACGTGGTTCCCAAATTGCTACGGGGGCGATGGACGCCTGAAAGCGTGGGGCCTCTCTCTCAGATGCAGTCTTGTGGTGTTCACGTTGCTCATGGCCATTTATGTACCGCATTTTGCCCTTCTCATGGGTCTTACCGGCAGCCTGACGGGCGCAGGGCTGTGCTTTCTGCTCCCCAGCCTCTTCCACCTCAAGCTGCTATGGAGAAAGCTGCTATGGCACCACGTATTCTTTGATGTCGCTATATTTGTAATAGGAGGCATATGCGCTATCTCCGGTTTCATCCACTCAATGGAAGGACTCATAGAAGCTTATAAATATGGCATAGAAGATTAG
- the aurka gene encoding aurora kinase A: MDAARLKLAKDSKHQRPVSEHKLTSDGPKRVPVSQSSSGHKPVAYATPAQRVLGPSNGPQRIQRSMTQKPETTVPHTKTTQQQAGYQNVNPVQPQPKSQSQIQSLKSVKGPPQTQTPKPVQTPSQSKVPTLSQPKTHTNASTTASSEPARATEQPKQEKPQNKPTKSESSTASSKKRWALENFDIGRPLGKGKFGNVYLARERQTMFILALKVLFKKQLEKAGVEHQLRREVEIQSHLRHPNILRLYGYFHDTARVYLILEFAPKGELYSELQRCGSFDEQRSATYIMELADALNYCHSKKVIHRDIKPENLLLGANGELKIADFGWSVHTPSSRRSTLCGTLDYLPPEMIEGRTHDEKVDLWSLGVLCYEFLVGRPPFETKNNEDTYRKISRVEFTYPVHVSAGSRDLIDKLLKHNPLHRLPIQGVLTHPWVVEKSTKTPTAMSHSPEQNK, encoded by the exons ATGGATGCTGCTAGACTCAAGTTGGCAAAGGACTCGAAGCATCAAAGGCCTGTGTCTGAACACAAG CTTACAAGTGATGGGCCGAAGCGTGTTCCCGTGTCCCAGTCGTCCAGTGGTCACAAACCTGTGGCCTACGCCACACCAGCCCAGCGCGTTCTAGGGCCGTCAAATGGGCCGCAGCGTATCCAGCGATCCATGACCCAGAAGCCGGAGACCACAGTCCCACACACCAAGACCACACAACAGCAAGCTGGTTATCAGAATGTGAATCCTGTTCAACCCCAGCCTAAATCGCAGTCTCAAATACAGAGCCTCAAATCTGTTAAAGGGCCACCTCAAACCCAGACCCCCAAACCTGTCCAGACCCCCAGCCAGTCAAAGGTTCCGACCCTGAGCCAGCCAAAGACCCACACCAATGCTTCAACTACTGCAAGTTCTGAGCCAGCCAGAGCCACTGAACAACCCAAGCAGGAAAAGCCACAAA atAAACCTACCAAGAGTGAATCCTCAACTGCTTCTTCAAA GAAACGCTGGGCCCTGGAGAACTTTGACATCGGTCGTCCCTTAGGGAAGGGTAAGTTTGGCAACGTGTACCTGGCCAGGGAGCGCCAGACCATGTTCATCCTGGCCCTCAAGGTGCTCTTCAAGAAGCAGCTGGAGAAGGCTGGGGTGGAGCACCAGCTACGGCGGGAAGTGGAGATCCAGTCACACCTCAG GCACCCCAATATTCTGCGTCTTTATGGTTACTTTCATGACACGGCTCGTGTTTACCTCATCCTGGAGTTTGCTCCTAAAGGGGAACTGTACAGTGAACTGCAACGATGCGGAAGCTTTGATGAACAAAGGAGTGCCACA TACATCATGGAGCTGGCGGATGCCCTGAACTACTGCCACTCTAAGAAAGTCATCCACCGGGACATCAAGCCTGAGAACCTGCTGCTGGGGGCCAACGGGGAGCTGAAGATAGCAGACTTTGGCTGGTCGGTGCATACACCCTCCTCAAG GAGGTCGACTCTGTGTGGGACTCTGGACTACCTGCCTCCAGAGATGATTGAGGGCAGAACCCATGATGAGAAGGTGGATCTGTGGAGCCTGGGGGTGCTCTGCTATGAGTTCCTTGTGGGACGCCCTCCATTTGAGACAAAGAACAATGAGGACACCTATCGCAAGATCTCACGG GTGGAGTTCACTTACCCGGTTCACGTTAGCGCCGGCAGCAGAGACCTAATAGACAAACTGCTGAAGCACAACCCCCTCCACAGGCTCCCTATCCAGGGTGTCCTGACCCATCCCTGGGTGGTGGAGAAATCTACCAAGACGCCCACTGCCATGTCTCACAGCCCAGAGCAAAACAAATGA